The DNA region AGGAAAAGGAACGGATCGCGCGCGACCGCCTCAGCGAGTCGATTTACAAGGTGGGCTACTTCTACCACCGGGCCCGCTGGTACCCCGGCGCCATCTCGCGCTTCCGCCAGGTCCTGCAGGAAGACCCGCAGTTCACCGGCCGCGACGCGGTGTACTACTACCTGGCCGAGGCCCTGGTGACCGTCAGGCTCGAGGCGGAGGCCCTCCCCTTGCTGGACAAGCTGGAGGAGGAATTCATCGAGAGCGAGTTCCTCGTCAAGGGCGCGGCGCTGCGGGAGCAGGTCAAGACGACGCTGGCGCAGCGTACGCCCGGCACCGAGGGCAGCCCGACGGCCGCCCCTGGAGCGCCCGCAGCCCCCGGAGCGTCGGGTGTGGTGACGCCGCCGGCCCAGGGCACCACCACGACGCCGGTGGTCAAGCCGGGCACGCCGCCGCCGGCCTCCGGCGTCGACGCCAAGCCCGTCCCTCGCGGGTAGGGCGCGGTCTCCGACCGCGCCGTCAGTCGTTCTTCAGCACCGCGCTGAAGCGTCGGTAGTAGTCCACCGCCGACCAGATCGCCAGCGCCAGCATCACCCACAGCGCGACGGTGCCCACCCAGTTCAAGGGGAACGGCACGCTCGGCGCCAACAGCAATCCGAGAATCGCGGTGACCTGCGCGGCCATCTTGCGCTTGCCGAGGTCGGAGGCCGGCATGGCGACGCCCCGCGCCGTGGCGACGCTGCGCAGCCCCGTCACCGCGAGCTCACGGCCGACCAGGATGGTGACCATCCAGGCCGGCGCGCGTTCGAGCTGCACGAGCGAGATGAGCGCGCCGAGCACGAGGAGCTTGTCGGCGAGCGGATCGAGCCACTGGCCCAGCGCCGTCACCTGGCGATTGCGCCTGGCGAGCCAGCCGTCGGCGAGGTCGGTCAGCGAGGCCAGGCCGAAGATCAGCGCCCCCAGCCAGTTGTGCCCCAGCCCGGTCCACTCCCAGCTGCGCGGAGGCGTGAGCATCACCACGACCAGGATCGGCACGAGCACGATCCGCACGGCCGAGAGGATGTTCGGGAGGTTCAGCATGGGCGGGCGGCGCCATTGTACCCGTCGGGCTGTGCGCCCCGATGCGTGCGGTATGATGTCGGGCTGACATGAAGGCCATCCTGCTGGCCGGAGGCAAGGGCACGCGCCTCCGTCCCCTCACGCTGAACACCCCCAAGCCCATCGTCCCGATCTTCAACCGGCCGTTCCTGATGTACCAGCTGGACCAGCTGCGTCGGGTGCCGGAGATCACCGAGGTGATCCTGAGCCTCAACTACCAGCCGAGGCGCATCGAGGAGACCTTCGGCGACGGCGAGGCGCTCGGGATCAAGATTTCTTACGCCGTGGAGCCGCAGCCGCTCGGCACCGGCGGGGCCATCAAGTTCTCGGCCCAGACGGTCCAGGACTCGGTCATCGTGCTCAACGGCGACGTGCTGCAGCAGATCGACCTGCAGGCCGTGATCGCGCGGCACCGCGAGCGCAAGGCGAAGGCGACGATCGTGCTGACGCCGGTGGACAACCCCAGCGCGTACGGCCTGGTGGAGACCGACGCCGAGGGCAACGTCAGGCGTTTCCTCGAGAAGCCGAAGGCCGACGAGATCACCTGCAACACGATCAACGCCGGCATCTACGTGCTCGAGCCAGAGACGCTCGATCGCATCCCGGCCAACGAGAACTACTCGATCGAGCGCCAGTACTTCCCGTCGCTGGTGGCCAACGGCGAGACGTTCGTGGCGTACGTCAACGACGGCTACTGGATCGACATCGGCACGCCCGAGAAGTACCGGCAGGTGCACCGCGACATCATGGACGGTCGCTACCAGGCTGCCCCGTTCCTCGATGCGCCGGGCGGCGTGGTGGACCTCGGCGCCCGCCTGGAAGACGACGTGCAGATCGAGGGGCCCTGCTTCCTCGACGAGGGCGTGGTGGTCAGGCGCGGCGCGCGCCTCGGCCCGTACGCGGTCCTCGGTCGCCAGTGCCAGGTGGACGACCAGGCGCAGGTGCGCGACTCGGTGGTGTGGGCCAACACGGTCGTGGGCGCCGAGTCGAGCCTCGACGGCGCGCTGGTCGGCCGCAACTGCCACGTCGGGCGCAACACCGTGCTGAGCGAGGGCCGGATGCTCGGCGATCGCAGCACCGTCACCGACTTCAGCAAGCTCTGACGCCCCGCCCCGGGGCTTTCGCGCGCCGGGCCCGCGGGTCCCGGCGCGCCGGGACAGTCGCATGGCAGACGTGAACGTCGTCAACCCCTCGATCTTCAAGGCCTACGACGTGCGGGGCCTCTATCCGTCGGAGGTCAACGAGACCGCCGCCCATGACATCGGCGGCGCGTTCGTGACCTACCTGAAGGCGAAGCGCATCGCGGTCACGCGCGACATGCGCACTTCGTCGCCCGGCCTGGCCGACGCGTTCATCGAGGGCGCGCGCCAGCAGGGCTGCGACGTCGTCGATTACGGAATGATGCCGACCGACGTGATGTACTTCGCGGTGTGCCGCGACGGGCTGGACGGCGGCGCGCAGATCACCGCGTCGCACAACCCGAAGGAATACAACGGCATCAAGCTCGTGGAGAAGGGCGCCAAGCCGCTCAGCGGCGAGCAGGGCCTCAAGGAAATCCGCGAGATGATCATGGCCCGCGAGCTGCCGCCGTCGACGCCGACGATCGGCGGCTACGAGCGCGGCGACGTGCTCGACGACTACCTCGCGCACATCTTCCGGTTCATCGACCCGTCGATCATCAAGCCGTTCAACTGCGTGCTCGACGCCGGCAGCGGCATGGGCGGGCTCGTCGGTCCGCGGATCTTCGCGCGGCTCCCCTGCCGGACGACGCACGTGGCGATGGAGGTGGACGGCACGTTCCCCCACCACGAGTCCAACCCGCTCATCGAGGAGAACCGCCGCACGGCCACCCGCACGGTGCTCGAGCAGAAGGCCGACATCGGCATCGCCTGGGACGGCGACGCTGACCGCTGCTTCTTCATCGACGGGACCGGCGAGTTCGTGTCGGGCGACTTCGTCACCGCGCTCCTCGCCGAGGCGTTCCTGCTGAAGTTCCCGGGCGAGAAGATCATCTACGACGTCCGTGCCAGCTACGCCGTGAAGGACATCGTCGGGCAGTACGGCGGGACGGCGATCATGAGCCGCGTGGGTCATGCGTTCATCAAGCAGCGCATGCGCGCCGAGAACGCGATCTTCGGCGGCGAGGTCACGGGGCACTACTACTTCCGCGACAACTTCTACGCCGACAACGGCTTCATTCCGGTGCTGTTGATCCTGGAGCTGATGTCGCGCAAGGGCAAGACGTTGGCCGAGCTGCTCGCGCCGCTGCGCGAGAAGTACTTCATCTCCGGCGAGATCAACACGAAGCTGGCGACGATGGAACTGGCCGACGAGAAGATCGCGCTGCTCGGCGAGAAGTACAAGGACGCCCACGTGTACCACCTGGACGGCGTGTCGGTGGAGTACCCGGACTGGCACTTCAACGTGCGCAAGTCCAACACCGAGCCGCTGCTCCGCCTCAACCTCGAGGGCGTGACGCAGGCGATCATGGAGCAGCGTCGCGACGAGATCCTGGGCATCATCAGGGGCTGACATCCGCCGGCAGTGGGCAGTCGGCGGGTCGGCAGTCGACGGCCGCTCGCAGCTGCCGCCTCCGACTCCCGACTCCCGACTCCCGACTCCCGACTCCCGACTCCCGACTGCCGACTGCCGACTGCCGACTGCCGAGCCTAGACACATGAGGGCCCGCCCACGGCTGCTGCCAGGGCGGGCCCTTTCCCGTTCCCCACGCCTACTTGCAGGTCGCCGCGATCATCTTGACGTTGGTCACGCGGAGCATTCCGGCCATGTCGCCCTGACCGGCCATGCCGGACATCGAGCCCATGGACGACGTGCTGCCGGTCGTGCTGCCCGTCGTGGTGCCGCTCGTGCTGCCCGTGCCGCCGGCCGCGCCGCTGCCCGTGCTGCCGCTACCCGACGTGCCCTGACCGGTGTAGCCCGAGCTGCCGCTGCCCGCGCCCGCCGCGCCGCTGCCGGTCGTGCCGGAGCTGCCCGTCGTGCCCGAGCCCGAGTGGAGACCCATGGTGCCGTGGCCGGTCAACGTGCCGGTCACCTCGATCTGGTGGCCGACGTGGGCCGCCAGGTTGGTCGAGCCATCGGCCATCAGGTGGTACATGCGCCCGCCCTGCTGCCCGGCGGCCGAACGCGCGTCGGATTGCCCGCCGGTCGCGCTCGGCATGCCGGTGCGCGAGCTGCCCGAGCCATCGGTCACGCGGAGCACGTACATGCCGCCGCTGGCCGCCGCGCCCGAGGCGCCGTAGTTGGCCTGGCCGGCCTGGCCGGTCTGGCTGGTGGCGCCCTGCGTCCCGGACGACGTCGTGCCGCTCGAGCCGGTGGTGCCGCTGCTCCCGGTGCTGGTGCTGCCGGTGGTGCTGCTCCCGGTGGACCCGGTCGAGCCGGTGGCTCCGGTCGACCCGGTGCTGCCGGTGCTGCCGTAGGTGGACGTGCCGCTGCTGGTCGAGGCGCCCGCGCCGCCGCCGGCCTGCAGACAGCCCTGCACGGTGATCTTCTGCCCCGCTTGCTGCGACGACGAGGTAGCCGAGGTGCTCGACGAGCCGGCCTGCTGGGCCGCCGCCGTCATGCTCGCCGCCACGGTGAACATCGTCACCCACTGGAATGTGCGCTTCATTGCTTCGTTCCTCCGTCTTGCCCGGTTGACGCTCCGACTCACGCGAGGCGTGGCCGGGGTGCGGTTCACGGCGAGCCCGTGCCCGCCTCATGCCATCAAGGAGAGGCAAGAAGCGGACCGCGTCTGGAATCGACCGGCAAGGGAAAACAGCGAAGAAACGGCAGAAAACCTGTAGCTCGGGCCTACAGGCGCGTTCAAAGCGACACAGGCGGGCGCGCAACCCGGCCTTGCGGTGGCGTCAGGTATCAGCCGCCGGGATGGCCCGGCCCGGCTCGACCGCGAGATGGCGGCGTGCCCGGACCGGAGCACGCCGCTCATCGGCAACCCGCCTCAGTTGCCGCAGGGCGCGACGTTGCGCCACTGCATCACGGTGTCGTTCCACGACTGGACGCCAGAGCTTCCATAGGTCAGCGTCAGCTGACGGTTCGGGAGCTCGGCACACGAGTCGTCCTTCTCGGTGTACTCCCAGGTGCCGAGCGTGTACTTGTACTCCAGCGCCGTCCCTTCCGTGCCCGTGAGGGTGATCCGCCATGTGGTGGCGTTCAGGCGCGACAGCACCACACCGCCGGGGTTCCATTCCGGCAGCCCGCCGTCGAGCCGATTGAGGGAGCCGGCGATGTACACCTGCCGACCGGTGGCCTCGGTGGTCGAGGGAACGGTGACCGTGAATGTGACGGTCACCGTCCGCGCCTGGGCCTTCGCGGCGACCTCGGCAGACATGGCCGAGCGGTTGAACGACAGGTCGACCGCACGAAGCACGTAGTAGAAGGTCGCCCCGGCAGTGACCGCCGTATCCGTGTAGCTCGTGGCGCCGGCCACCAGGGCCACCGGCACATACGGTCCACCGCTGGTGGACGCCCGCAGGATCTCGTAACCGTACAGCGACGGATCAGCTGGTCCCATCGACCATGCGAGGCTGATGCTCGAGGCGGTGGCCCCACCACGCTCACGCCTGCCGGCGTGGCCGGCGCCGTCGTGTCGCTACTCGCCTGGACGGTGAGCTTCCCTGCCGACGCCGGTGCGTAGCCGTTGCCCGTACCGTCGAGGTCGGCGTAGATCCACTCGCCGCCATTCGTGGTGCTGTAGCGATAGGCGTAATCGAACGCCCCGGTCGCCTCGGGCAACAGGCTCGCCACGAACTCGTCGTTGTTGCCCGCATCGGTGTGGAAGGCGGCATCCACCCACGTCCACGCGCCGGCCGCGGGATCACTCCCCGAGGGGCCGTATCCGAGTTGTGCCCGCAGCGACGGCGTGGGGCCGGGCTGGTTGGTCACGCCGTCGATCCAGGCCTGCCCGTACACACTGGACGTGCGGGTCACGGCACTGATCGTGTGCGTGATCGTCGGCGGCCACTGCAGGTTGGCCCACCCGATCGACAGGCGCGGCATGGCACGCACCTCGTTGGACGAGGCCCCCTCGTTGCCCACCTCGTCGAGGGTGCGGACCACGTAGTAGTACGGCGTGCCGTTGCGAAGCCCGGTATCGGTGAACGTCGTCGTACCCAGGGCAGTCGACACCGGGGTGAAGCCGCCGCCACTCACCGGACTGCGATGGACGACGTACGCCGCCGCCCCAGGCACGGCACTCCAGGCGAGGGAGACGCGGCCGTCCTGCTCGGCAGTGACACGGAGGTCCGTGGCGGGCGGGGGCGGCGTCAGGTCGATCGCTCCCGTGAGCAGCAGCAGCGCGCCCTGCGCGGGCACGTCGACCGTGAGCGCCAGGCCCTCGACCGACACCGTGGCCCCCGGCGCCGCGCCGACGCCATGCGCGACGTGGAAGGAGGTGCCTTCCGGCACGAACCCGCTCATCGGCACCGCGAACGTCCATGGCGTGTCGCCGCGGTTGATCAGCAACGCTGCCGCGTGCGCGTCGGTGCGACGCCCGAGTGCCACGAGATCGTTGGCGTCATCGGCGAGCAGCGTGCGCAGGTCGCCGGCGATCAGGGCCGCGGACTGCCGGCGGACGGCGATGAGGGATTGGTAGTGTCCGAACAGGTCGAGGTCGGGCGTGCCGCCGAGATCCGGCCACGGGTACGTGCGCCGATCATCGGGATCGTCGTCGCCGGTCACGCCCACCTCGTCGCCGTAGTACACGGTCGGCGCCCCCGGCATGAAGAACTGGATCATGGACGCCAGCGCGAAGTTCCGCTTCCCCACCGCGAGATTGGCCGGGTTCCATTCCTTGTCGGCGGCCGTTTCCGCACCCGGCGTCAG from Luteitalea sp. TBR-22 includes:
- the pgsA gene encoding CDP-diacylglycerol--glycerol-3-phosphate 3-phosphatidyltransferase encodes the protein MLNLPNILSAVRIVLVPILVVVMLTPPRSWEWTGLGHNWLGALIFGLASLTDLADGWLARRNRQVTALGQWLDPLADKLLVLGALISLVQLERAPAWMVTILVGRELAVTGLRSVATARGVAMPASDLGKRKMAAQVTAILGLLLAPSVPFPLNWVGTVALWVMLALAIWSAVDYYRRFSAVLKND
- a CDS encoding sugar phosphate nucleotidyltransferase, which encodes MKAILLAGGKGTRLRPLTLNTPKPIVPIFNRPFLMYQLDQLRRVPEITEVILSLNYQPRRIEETFGDGEALGIKISYAVEPQPLGTGGAIKFSAQTVQDSVIVLNGDVLQQIDLQAVIARHRERKAKATIVLTPVDNPSAYGLVETDAEGNVRRFLEKPKADEITCNTINAGIYVLEPETLDRIPANENYSIERQYFPSLVANGETFVAYVNDGYWIDIGTPEKYRQVHRDIMDGRYQAAPFLDAPGGVVDLGARLEDDVQIEGPCFLDEGVVVRRGARLGPYAVLGRQCQVDDQAQVRDSVVWANTVVGAESSLDGALVGRNCHVGRNTVLSEGRMLGDRSTVTDFSKL
- a CDS encoding phosphomannomutase/phosphoglucomutase; its protein translation is MADVNVVNPSIFKAYDVRGLYPSEVNETAAHDIGGAFVTYLKAKRIAVTRDMRTSSPGLADAFIEGARQQGCDVVDYGMMPTDVMYFAVCRDGLDGGAQITASHNPKEYNGIKLVEKGAKPLSGEQGLKEIREMIMARELPPSTPTIGGYERGDVLDDYLAHIFRFIDPSIIKPFNCVLDAGSGMGGLVGPRIFARLPCRTTHVAMEVDGTFPHHESNPLIEENRRTATRTVLEQKADIGIAWDGDADRCFFIDGTGEFVSGDFVTALLAEAFLLKFPGEKIIYDVRASYAVKDIVGQYGGTAIMSRVGHAFIKQRMRAENAIFGGEVTGHYYFRDNFYADNGFIPVLLILELMSRKGKTLAELLAPLREKYFISGEINTKLATMELADEKIALLGEKYKDAHVYHLDGVSVEYPDWHFNVRKSNTEPLLRLNLEGVTQAIMEQRRDEILGIIRG
- a CDS encoding CBM20 domain-containing protein; amino-acid sequence: MTVTFTVTVPSTTEATGRQVYIAGSLNRLDGGLPEWNPGGVVLSRLNATTWRITLTGTEGTALEYKYTLGTWEYTEKDDSCAELPNRQLTLTYGSSGVQSWNDTVMQWRNVAPCGN